From the genome of Triticum aestivum cultivar Chinese Spring chromosome 3B, IWGSC CS RefSeq v2.1, whole genome shotgun sequence, one region includes:
- the LOC123070328 gene encoding uncharacterized protein, whose translation MFGETNYDPNRQYAPIPTGEQLEALGIGIEKRNIFLCARRAATELAQRIPSRLRVKYTMQHEGRWTDCKKKEAQFYRQPPPPTRTTSSGPHPKPNPGAPSGCS comes from the exons ATGTTTGGAGAGACGAACTATGATCCGAACCGTCAGTACGCGCCTATACCGACGGGAGAACAACTTGAGGCACTTGGAATAGGTATAGAGAAGAGGAATATCTTCCT GTGTGCGCGGCGAGCGGCTACTGAACTAGCACAAAGGATACCAAGCAGGCTAAGGGTGAAGTACACAATGCAG CACGAGGGACGTTGGACGGATTGCAAGAAAAAAGAAGCTCAGTTCTACAGGCAGCCCCCGCCGCCCACACGGACTACTTCCTCCGGTCCTCATCCAA AGCCAAATCCTGGCGCGCCCAGCGGCTGCTCGTGA